A genomic window from Camelus ferus isolate YT-003-E chromosome 9, BCGSAC_Cfer_1.0, whole genome shotgun sequence includes:
- the ZNF23 gene encoding zinc finger protein 23 isoform X6 gives MLENYGNVASLGFPLLKPAVISQLEGGGELGGPSPLASGTGTGPQGLWTVDIDIQTDNNLTEEMYEEKHNTSFELHRDFSQETDFSETYILEKQQEVHSVRSIKKENSSVIDGTVEDNTSPMEDCFFSQNPNLNQCHTISPGEQPPEYTGLEEAFRFDTKLIQHEIINSRERPLRCEELVETFRYNAQLNQDEDSYTEEKPYQCKECGKAFSINAKLIWHQRLHSVEKPFKCVECGKSFSYSSHYITHQTIHSGEKPYQCQVCGKAFSVNGSLSRHQRIHTGEKPYQCKECGNGFSCSSAYITHQRVHTGEKPYECNDCGKAFNVNAKLIQHQRIHTGEKPYECNECGKGFRCSSQLRQHQSIHTGERPYQCKECGKAFSNNAKLIQHQRIHTGEKPFKCTECGKAFSVKGKLIQHQRIHTGEKPYECKECGKAFRCNSQLRQHLRIHTGEKPYECNECGKAFNVNAKLMQHQRIHTGEKPFECNECGKCFTSKRNLLDHHRIHTGEKPYQCKECGKAFSINAKLTRHRRIHTGEKPFKCMECEKAFSCSSDYIVHQRIHTGEKPFQCKECGKAFHVNAHLIRHQRSHTGEKPFRCVECGKGFSYSSDCIIHQTVHTWKKPYVCNVCGKAFRFSFQLGQHQSVHSEGKS, from the exons atgctggagaattATGGGAATGTGGCCTCCCTGG GATTTCCCCTTCTCAAACCTGCTGTGATCTCACaactggagggaggaggtgagctggggGGCCCATCTCCACTGGCCTCTGGAACAGGCACAGGCCCCCAGGGCCTCTGGACTG tAGATATTGATATCCAGACTGACAATAATTTGACAGAGGAAATGTACGAAGAAAAACATAATACATCATTTGAACTTCACAGGGACTTTTCCCAGGAAACAGACTTTTCAGAAACCTATATTCTAGAGAAACAGCAGGAAGTCCACTCAGTAAGAAgtatcaagaaagaaaacagcagtgtCATTGATGGGACAGTGGAAGACAATACAAGCCCCATGGAGGACTGTTTCTTTAGTCAAAATCCAAACTTGAATCAGTGTCATACCATCTCCCCTGGGGAGCAGCCCCCTGAGTATACAGGATTGGAGGAAGCCTTCAGGTTTGACACAAAACTTATTCAGCATGAAATAATTAATTCCAGGGAAAGACCTTTGAGATGTGAAGAATTAGTGGAAACCTTCAGGTATAACGCTCAACTTAACCAGGATGAAGATAGCTACACTGAGGAGAAGCCCTATCAGTGTAAGGAGTGTGGCAAAGCCTTTAGCATTAATGCAAAATTAATTTGGCATCAAAGACTTCACAGTGTGGAGAAGCCCTTCAAATGTGTGGAGTGCGGGAAAAGCTTCAGTTACAGTTCCCATTATATCACACATCAGACAATCCACAGTGGGGAGAAGCCCTATCAGTGTCAggtgtgtgggaaagccttcagcgTTAACGGGAGTCTGAGTAGGCATCAGCGAAtccacacaggagagaagccctatCAGTGCAAGGAGTGTGGGAATGGCTTTAGCTGTAGTTCTGCATATATCACACACCAGAGagtccacactggagagaaaccttatgaatgtaatGACTGTGGGAAAGCTTTCAATGTTAATGCAAAGTTAATTCAacatcagagaatccacactggagagaaaccttatgaatgtaatGAGTGTGGGAAAGGCTTCAGGTGCAGCTCCCAGCTTAGGCAGCATCAGAGCATCCATACTGGAGAGAGGCCCTATCAATGTAAGGagtgtggaaaagccttcagtAATAATGCAAAACTCATTCAGCATCAAAGAAttcacacaggggagaaaccctTTAAGTGTactgaatgtggaaaagcctttagTGTTAAAGGGAAATTAATCCAGCACCAGAGAATCCACACGGGTGAGAAACCCTATGAGTGTaaagagtgtgggaaagccttcaggtGTAACTCCCAGCTTCGGCAGCACCTGAgaatccacactggggagaagccctatGAGTGTAATGAGTGTGGAAAAGCCTTCAACGTTAATGCAAAACTAATGCAGCATCAGAGGATTCATACTGGGGAGAAGCCTtttgaatgtaatgaatgtgggaaatgCTTTACTTCTAAAAGAAACCTACTGGATCATCACCGAATCCACACTGGAGAAAAGCCTTAtcaatgtaaggaatgtgggaaagccttcagcaTCAATGCCAAACTAACTAGGCATCGGAGAATACACACTGGGGAAAAACCTTTCAAATGTATGGAATGTGAGAAAGCATTTAGCTGTAGTTCTGACTATATTGTACATCAGAGAatccatactggagagaaaccctttCAATGTAAGGAGTGTGGAAAAGCCTTCCATGTTAATGCCCATTTAATTCGGCATCAGAGAagccacactggggagaaaccctTCAGATGTGTGGAGTGTGGCAAAGGCTTCAGCTATAGTTCTGATTGTATTATACATCAGACAGTCCATACTTGGAAGAAACCCTATGTGTGtaatgtgtgtgggaaagccttcaggtTTAGCTTCCAACTTGGTCAGCATCAGAGCGTCCATAGTGAAGGAAAATCCTAA